The following proteins are co-located in the Acidobacteriota bacterium genome:
- a CDS encoding DEAD/DEAH box helicase family protein, with product MSFSNAAIEIRLGNVESRIIGPYPNAALDAVLNGSLGGHIPLVYDGVRGVFLTGALPAVKRTFREEGCRFRIRDLRSSPRPDLSWTLRHVELRDYQREVVSEAVRRGRGLIDVGTGGGKTLLAAAVAARLGLPTLWLVTTRVLLDQTRRCLADLFGFEPGVVGCGIRRPERLTVALIQSLDKDGADLDPWRHGTLVFDEGHHAAAGSYQDLIRRLEPRYQYFLSAVPFRTGSDQAVLDALAGMPLTGGKYSAGFLIENGYACPIDVRIEFCRMAGNMAEKPFSAIYREGIVENEERNGRIIALGAEKMAEGFSTLVLIDRIEHGSILQAGLGSSCGFAHGGVSGLKLRSLTEDFACGRLKGLVATSGLFQEGVSISGIHVLVAAGGMKSRARVIQTIGRGMRKAPGKKACLYVDFWDDDGAGVLRRHSRQRLHVLKEMGFNVVPPANSNLSGDGSDIPPMWTHAPGSRRFLKIDGRGRVIEEKDCYRPSLVPEKICRTCELVHQCKKQQGG from the coding sequence ATGAGCTTTTCCAACGCCGCGATTGAGATTCGGCTGGGCAACGTCGAATCCCGGATCATCGGGCCTTACCCGAACGCCGCCCTGGACGCCGTTTTGAATGGGAGCCTCGGAGGCCACATCCCCCTCGTCTATGATGGGGTTCGCGGCGTGTTTCTGACGGGAGCCCTGCCTGCCGTCAAAAGAACGTTCAGGGAGGAAGGCTGCCGCTTCCGGATCCGCGACCTGAGATCATCCCCGCGCCCGGACCTGTCGTGGACATTGCGCCATGTTGAGCTCAGGGATTACCAGCGGGAAGTCGTCTCCGAGGCCGTCCGCAGGGGGCGCGGCCTCATCGATGTGGGCACGGGCGGCGGGAAAACGCTTCTTGCGGCGGCCGTTGCGGCCCGCCTGGGCCTTCCCACGCTGTGGCTGGTTACGACGCGGGTTCTCCTCGATCAGACCCGGCGATGTCTTGCGGATCTCTTCGGGTTCGAGCCCGGCGTCGTCGGCTGCGGCATCCGCCGCCCGGAACGCCTGACCGTGGCCTTGATCCAGAGCCTCGACAAGGACGGGGCGGATCTCGATCCTTGGCGGCACGGCACCCTCGTCTTTGACGAAGGGCATCACGCCGCGGCGGGGTCCTATCAGGATCTCATCCGGCGTCTGGAACCGCGCTACCAGTATTTCCTGTCGGCCGTCCCGTTCCGGACGGGCTCCGACCAGGCCGTTTTGGACGCCCTGGCCGGAATGCCTCTGACCGGAGGGAAATACTCGGCGGGTTTTCTCATCGAAAACGGCTACGCCTGCCCGATCGATGTCCGGATCGAGTTCTGTCGAATGGCCGGAAACATGGCCGAGAAGCCGTTCTCGGCGATCTACCGGGAGGGTATCGTCGAAAACGAGGAGAGAAACGGCCGGATCATCGCCCTTGGCGCAGAAAAGATGGCGGAGGGCTTTTCGACCCTGGTCTTGATCGACCGGATCGAACATGGATCGATTCTTCAGGCCGGTCTCGGATCTTCCTGCGGATTCGCCCACGGCGGCGTCTCCGGGCTGAAGCTTCGGAGCCTCACGGAGGATTTTGCCTGCGGACGGCTCAAGGGCCTGGTCGCAACGTCCGGTCTGTTCCAGGAAGGCGTCAGCATTTCGGGGATTCATGTTCTGGTCGCCGCAGGCGGCATGAAGTCCAGGGCCCGCGTCATTCAGACGATCGGGCGGGGGATGCGCAAAGCCCCGGGCAAGAAGGCCTGCCTCTATGTCGATTTCTGGGACGACGACGGCGCGGGCGTCCTGAGGCGCCATTCGCGGCAGCGGCTGCATGTCCTGAAGGAGATGGGATTCAACGTTGTGCCTCCGGCGAACTCCAACCTTTCGGGCGATGGATCGGACATCCCGCCGATGTGGACGCATGCGCCCGGCTCCCGGAGGTTTTTGAAAATTGACGGGCGGGGTCGCGTCATCGAGGAAAAGGATTGTTACCGGCCGTCCCTGGTGCCCGAGAAAATCTGCCGGACCTGCGAATTGGTTCATCAATGCAAAAAACAACAAGGAGGATAA
- a CDS encoding IS21 family transposase translates to MSGWPRVQRYLKEKKRERGAEPGYLELVWPAGVAQADFGEADVVEGGVKRQIKYLCLSFPHSNGGFFQTFGGETAECVCRGLGDIFHHIGGVPRQIVFDNAGGVGRRVRDKVSLAELFLRFKCHYGFSVSFCNPDAGHEKGHV, encoded by the coding sequence ATGAGTGGCTGGCCGAGGGTCCAGCGGTACCTGAAGGAGAAGAAACGGGAGCGGGGAGCCGAGCCGGGGTACCTGGAGCTCGTCTGGCCGGCTGGGGTCGCCCAGGCGGACTTCGGGGAAGCCGATGTTGTCGAGGGCGGCGTCAAACGACAGATCAAGTACCTGTGTCTGAGCTTCCCCCACAGTAACGGAGGTTTTTTCCAGACGTTCGGTGGGGAGACGGCCGAGTGCGTCTGCCGGGGGCTCGGGGACATCTTCCATCACATCGGCGGGGTGCCAAGGCAGATCGTCTTCGATAATGCCGGCGGAGTGGGACGCCGGGTCCGGGACAAGGTCAGCCTGGCCGAGTTGTTCCTGCGGTTCAAGTGTCACTACGGCTTTTCGGTGAGCTTCTGCAATCCGGATGCGGGCCACGAGAAGGGGCATGTCG